The Suncus etruscus isolate mSunEtr1 chromosome 7, mSunEtr1.pri.cur, whole genome shotgun sequence genome includes a window with the following:
- the LOC126013520 gene encoding cyclin-dependent kinases regulatory subunit 2-like, which translates to MAHKQIYYLDKYFDEHYEYRQVMLPRELSKQVPKTHLMSEEEWRRLGVQQSLGWVHYMIHEPEPHILLFRRPLPKDQPK; encoded by the coding sequence ATGGCCCACAAGCAGATCTACTACTTGGACAAGTACTTCGACGAGCACTATGAGTACCGGCAAGTCATGTTACCCagagaactctccaaacaagtaccCAAAACTCATCTGATGTCTGAAGAGGAGTGGAGGAGACTTGGTGTGCAGCAGAGTCTAGGCTGGGTTCATTACATGATTCATGAACCAGAGCCACACATTCTTCTCTTTAGACGACCTCTTCCAAAAGATCAACCaaaatga